A stretch of the Pedobacter sp. MC2016-14 genome encodes the following:
- the galE gene encoding UDP-glucose 4-epimerase GalE: MSKILVTGGTGFIGSHTVVELHNAGYEVILVDDFSNSSPKILNQINTITGMTPEFEELDLCDEAKVLAFVAAHPEIIGVIHFAAFKAVGESVQHPLKYYRNNFYSLLNLLKAFNSATNFVFSSSCTVYGQPDVLPVTESAPVKKAESPYGNTKQIAEEMLQEICAVSPELNVTSLRYFNPVGAHPSALIGELPIGVPQNLVPFITQSAIGKRGAITVYGNDYNTPDGSAVRDYIHVVDLAKAHVAAIKRLESKKAETNYEVFNLGTGTGTSVLQIIDAFEKSTGQKLDFTIGARREGDVEQVWGDVTKSERDLGWKAELDVNVMMSSAWNWEKYLKDNPF; the protein is encoded by the coding sequence ATGTCTAAAATTTTAGTAACCGGTGGAACCGGATTTATTGGCTCTCATACTGTAGTTGAATTGCACAATGCAGGATATGAAGTAATTTTGGTGGACGATTTTTCCAATTCAAGTCCTAAGATTCTTAATCAAATTAATACAATAACGGGTATGACACCCGAATTTGAAGAATTGGATTTATGTGACGAAGCTAAAGTATTGGCTTTTGTTGCTGCACATCCGGAAATTATTGGAGTGATTCATTTTGCAGCCTTTAAAGCAGTGGGTGAGTCAGTTCAACATCCTTTAAAATATTACAGAAACAACTTCTATTCATTGTTAAATTTGCTTAAGGCATTCAATAGCGCAACTAACTTTGTGTTCTCCTCTTCATGTACAGTGTACGGACAGCCTGATGTCTTGCCAGTAACTGAAAGTGCCCCGGTAAAAAAGGCAGAGTCTCCATATGGGAATACAAAGCAAATTGCAGAAGAAATGCTTCAGGAAATTTGCGCAGTTAGCCCGGAACTTAACGTAACGTCTCTACGCTATTTTAATCCGGTTGGAGCGCATCCTTCGGCATTAATTGGAGAATTACCTATTGGTGTTCCTCAAAACCTTGTACCTTTTATCACACAGTCTGCTATTGGTAAACGTGGTGCAATTACGGTATACGGTAACGACTATAATACACCAGACGGTAGTGCCGTGAGAGACTATATTCACGTGGTGGATTTAGCGAAAGCCCACGTAGCAGCCATTAAAAGATTGGAAAGTAAAAAGGCCGAAACTAATTATGAGGTGTTTAACCTTGGTACTGGCACGGGCACTTCTGTACTGCAAATTATTGATGCTTTTGAAAAATCTACCGGACAGAAACTGGATTTCACTATTGGTGCGAGACGGGAGGGAGATGTGGAGCAAGTATGGGGAGATGTTACAAAATCTGAACGTGATTTGGGCTGGAAAGCCGAATTGGATGTGAATGTGATGATGTCTTCTGCCTGGAATTGGGAGAAGTATTTAAAAGACAATCCTTTCTAA